In Arcobacter ellisii, a genomic segment contains:
- a CDS encoding glutaminase — MNYQAILEEIEREILPLFGEGKVADYIPALANVNPNQFSISLQMFDGTSFGVGEVNKKFSIQSISKVFTFTLALNYYGKELYKRVGHEPSGNPFNSLVQLEYENGIPRNPFINAGAIVTADSLVSIYKDNTFNQILEFIRTVANDDTINFDEEIFHSELEHGFRNYALINMIKSFGNIYNQIDDVIETYFKQCSIMMSPAQLARSVLFLANHGVNPLTNETILTESKAKRINSLMLTCGHYDASGDFAYKVGLPGKSGVGGGIVAIVPKKMAICVYSPRLNSQGNSLIGTKALELFTTKTGLSIF, encoded by the coding sequence ATGAATTATCAAGCAATTTTAGAAGAAATAGAAAGAGAAATCTTACCTCTTTTTGGTGAAGGTAAAGTTGCTGATTATATCCCAGCTCTTGCTAATGTAAATCCTAATCAATTTTCAATCTCACTCCAAATGTTTGACGGAACATCATTTGGAGTTGGAGAAGTGAATAAAAAGTTTTCTATCCAAAGTATCTCAAAAGTTTTCACATTTACACTAGCTTTAAACTATTATGGAAAAGAGTTATATAAAAGAGTTGGTCATGAACCTTCTGGAAATCCCTTTAACTCTTTAGTTCAACTTGAATATGAAAATGGAATCCCTAGAAATCCATTTATAAATGCAGGTGCAATAGTTACAGCTGATAGTTTAGTTTCAATTTATAAAGATAATACTTTTAATCAAATTTTAGAATTTATAAGAACTGTTGCAAATGATGACACAATAAATTTTGATGAAGAGATTTTTCACTCTGAATTAGAGCATGGGTTTAGAAATTATGCACTTATAAATATGATAAAGAGTTTTGGTAATATTTATAATCAAATAGATGATGTAATAGAAACTTATTTTAAACAATGCTCTATTATGATGAGTCCAGCTCAACTTGCACGTTCTGTACTTTTTTTGGCAAATCATGGAGTAAATCCTCTTACAAATGAAACTATTTTAACTGAATCAAAAGCAAAAAGAATTAACTCTTTAATGCTTACTTGTGGTCACTATGATGCAAGTGGTGATTTCGCATATAAAGTTGGACTTCCAGGAAAAAGTGGAGTTGGTGGAGGAATTGTTGCCATTGTTCCTAAAAAAATGGCAATTTGTGTTTACTCTCCAAGATTAAATAGTCAAGGAAACTCACTTATTGGAACAAAAGCTTTAGAGTTATTTACTACAAAAACTGGTCTTTCAATCTTTTAA
- a CDS encoding trimeric intracellular cation channel family protein, whose translation MSALEIADIIGIICFALSGFLIAVHYKLDILGVFISSFLTALGGGMIRDVLADRTPYVFTTNLPVILVVFTVLIALLFKLHKIDDLEGKTAFIISDAIGLVSFSITGSIVAIQNEFNFLGVLILAFLTAVGGGTIRDILINRVPSILVSEFYATVALIIASIMFILEVLELRNLGTITIVFIFGVALRLLAYYRKWHLPKLS comes from the coding sequence ATGAGTGCATTGGAAATAGCTGATATTATAGGAATTATTTGTTTTGCACTGAGTGGTTTTTTAATTGCTGTTCACTACAAACTTGATATCTTAGGTGTATTTATTTCTTCATTTTTAACTGCCCTTGGTGGTGGAATGATTAGAGATGTACTTGCAGATAGAACTCCTTACGTTTTTACTACAAATCTACCTGTTATTTTAGTTGTTTTTACTGTTTTAATTGCTTTACTTTTTAAACTTCATAAAATTGATGATTTAGAAGGGAAAACTGCTTTTATAATCTCTGATGCAATTGGTTTAGTCTCTTTTTCAATTACAGGTTCAATTGTTGCTATTCAAAATGAATTTAACTTCTTAGGTGTTTTAATTCTTGCTTTTTTAACAGCAGTTGGTGGGGGAACAATAAGAGATATTTTAATAAATAGAGTTCCATCTATTTTAGTTTCAGAATTTTATGCCACTGTTGCACTAATTATCGCTTCTATTATGTTTATTTTAGAAGTTCTTGAGTTAAGAAATTTAGGAACAATTACAATTGTTTTTATTTTTGGAGTTGCTTTAAGATTACTTGCATATTATAGAAAATGGCACTTGCCAAAACTCTCTTAA
- the purN gene encoding phosphoribosylglycinamide formyltransferase → MMTKKIGILASYNGSGFETIQKAIENKILDAKVVVVITNNTNAGVLEKAESYNIPYFIINDKRYPGQDIDDKITRLLLEFGCDYIFLSGYMKKIESKLLNAYPNKIINTHPAILPSIYGGVGMYGRFVHEAVIKNGEKESGVTIHYVNEVYDEGEKILVKKISLDENETVDSLEEKIKNLEKEAIVEAFKKLLA, encoded by the coding sequence ATGATGACAAAAAAAATTGGAATTTTAGCTTCATATAATGGTAGTGGATTTGAGACAATTCAAAAAGCTATTGAAAATAAAATACTTGATGCAAAAGTTGTAGTTGTTATAACAAACAATACAAATGCAGGAGTTTTAGAAAAAGCAGAATCTTATAATATTCCATATTTTATTATAAATGATAAAAGATACCCAGGTCAGGATATTGATGACAAAATCACAAGATTACTTTTAGAGTTTGGTTGTGATTATATATTTTTATCTGGATATATGAAAAAAATCGAATCAAAACTATTAAATGCATATCCAAATAAAATAATAAATACTCATCCCGCAATTCTTCCATCTATTTATGGTGGAGTTGGAATGTATGGTAGATTTGTACATGAAGCTGTAATTAAAAACGGTGAAAAAGAATCAGGTGTAACAATTCATTATGTAAATGAAGTTTACGATGAAGGTGAAAAGATTTTAGTAAAAAAAATAAGTTTAGATGAAAATGAAACAGTTGATAGTTTAGAAGAAAAAATTAAAAATTTGGAAAAAGAGGCTATTGTTGAGGCATTTAAAAAACTATTAGCTTAA
- the ruvC gene encoding crossover junction endodeoxyribonuclease RuvC, whose amino-acid sequence MKILGIDPGTRNCGYAIVEKNGRDLKLIEAGLIKIKTKILQEQIVEMTEGFDLLFQKHKIDEVSIEDMFYAFNPKTVIKLAQFRGAISLKILQEFGNFAEYTPLQVKQAVTGNGKATKEQVAFMVKRLLGVKKEIKPLDITDAIAIALTHAQRL is encoded by the coding sequence TTGAAAATATTAGGAATTGACCCAGGAACTAGAAACTGTGGATATGCAATTGTTGAAAAGAATGGAAGGGATTTAAAACTTATTGAAGCAGGGCTTATAAAAATCAAAACAAAGATTTTACAAGAACAAATTGTAGAGATGACAGAAGGGTTTGATTTGTTATTTCAAAAACATAAAATTGATGAAGTCTCAATTGAAGATATGTTTTATGCCTTTAATCCAAAAACGGTAATTAAACTTGCACAATTTAGAGGAGCAATAAGTTTAAAAATTTTACAAGAGTTTGGAAATTTCGCTGAATATACACCTCTTCAAGTAAAACAAGCAGTAACAGGAAATGGAAAAGCTACAAAAGAGCAGGTGGCATTTATGGTTAAAAGACTTTTAGGAGTTAAAAAAGAGATAAAACCTCTTGATATAACAGATGCAATTGCAATTGCTTTAACCCACGCCCAAAGATTGTAA